In Pongo abelii isolate AG06213 chromosome 5, NHGRI_mPonAbe1-v2.0_pri, whole genome shotgun sequence, the DNA window ATATTCCGTTCTCTTTGTTAGCATAAACATAAACTacatttggagattttttttagaTGCAATATGCTAACTAGAATGTGCCTTTAAGAACAcagtattcttgttttttttataCAAAATACATTAGTTTTTTGACTTAGTGCAATTAAATAAGTCTTACAATCAGAGAGTTATTTTTAACAGTTGAGTTGAATAAGACTCCTCAGTGCCAATTCATATAGAGCCTTCCTCAAAGAAGCCACTCCTGATTAGGCTCACCTGGTTCCCATCACGGTTGTATGTCATTGCAACCGTGCGTGTGTCTTTAAAATATGGATCATGCATTGCTTTCTAAATGTCTTTCGTGGCTTCATTTGTGTTTCCTGTCTTTACTATCCAAGAAAATGATAATCATTGCAGAAGATGTAGAAGTAGAAGAGTTGTACCTGGGTGCTCCTGAGCATTTTGGAAAGATGTTGAAGAGAGAAGTCATTTCACTATTAGGGATTTGTGTTCAAGGGATTAGAAAGCTTTTCAGTTTCAATGGCCCCTAAGTATGAATTTACTTTAGAAGtggacttttaaaatatgtatttagttaGTGACTAATTGACCATCTGCTGAGAGCAAGGCAATGAAGGAACAATAAGCAAGGATGgattcagaagaaaagaaataagcaaagatGGACAGattcagaagaaagaaatgagaaattctTGGAGAAAGCAGACAAATGTAAGGGGAGCATTATTCATATTTTGTTTAGGGTTGGCTTTGtaaataaattgcttttattttatttttattcatccaCCTTGCTTTACAAAGTATATCTTATTTAAGTGTTAAAAGAGACAATGATTATGATTACTAGGAAGTATaaatccttttgtttttctatcttATATAATCTTGCAGAAGTTCTTGAATATAATCATTTCTCTGGTTTgcttaaataatttttgatgatttttttctggTCCAAATTCAATGAAATACAGGAAAACAAAGTTTATATGCATTTGGAAAGAACATTTACCTCATCCTCCCTTCTCTCTGACTTTCCCACCATTTGCGGCTCTTGGGTGTCTGTTTGACTCTTCTGTCTGTATCATTTCCTCCATATAGTCCAGGCCTATTGATGTTTCTATATGGCCCatgtcctttactttttttttttttttttttttagatggagttttactcttgttgcccaggctggagtgcaatggtgagatctcggctcactgcaacctctgcctcccaggttgaagcgattctcctgcctcagcctcctgagtagctgggactacaggcacgcgccaccacacctggctaattttgtatttttagtagagatgaggtttctccatgttggtcaggctggtcttgaactcccgctctcaggtgatctgcccgcctcagcctcccaaagtgttgggattacaggcatgagccaccgtgcctggctttgcTTCTTTCCTCTTGGCAGAGCCCTTTTAGATTTTCTCTTAGAGTATCATGATATTATTTTGACTTGTTTCTGGACCTCTTATTTTTTCTCTACCTGTCTCACACTCCCACAACCTCCCAAACTagattaatatttctattttccaaCTCTGCACATATTGCTCTCTTGTACTAAAATTTGCTATTTTCTTGTTGTCTGGTAGAAAAAGTACAGACTCTCCAAATTGGCATGAATGATTCTCCTCAAAGCATAAACAATCCTACCAGGTTTTCCCCCATTATTACCCTACAGCAATGTGTCTCGCACATAATAATGAGAgctattaaaaaatgtttgtttaaaaatgaacatttcttaTCTTTCGGCCAGACTTAATTATTATTAGTGATACTTTATAATGCTATGTGTACTAACATCTCAGTTCCTTTGTTCGGGCCATAGGGAAACCTACATCATAAAATGCTATAAGTTAATTGGCACATAGGCTGTCTTCCTATTTTTGCCTCTTAGTATCCCATCAAGCCTTTAAAACTTCATCGAAAAGCCATCACAGCCATGCCACTTTAGAAACACTTccttgtggccaggcacagtggctcacacctgtaatcccagcactttgggaggccgaggtgggcggatcacttgaggtcaggagttcgagaccatcctggctaacatggtgaaaccctgtctctactaaaaatacaaaatttagctgggtgtggtggcaggtgcctgtaatcccagctacctggggggctgaggtaagagaatcgcttgaacccgggaggcagggcttgcagtgagccaagattgcgccactgttctccagcctgggagatagagcaagactccgtctcaaaaaaaaaaaaaaaaaaagaacttccttGTTGTCACATCCATGTCTCCCAGCTGTTCTCTGAGTCACTGTAGCACTTTGTTTAGCATCACCTATCATACCATTTCCTCTACCATGTAGCATAGTAATTTTCACATTTAGATAACTCTCTTTCTCCACAACTTGAGAGCAAACTCCTAGAAGATAGATTTTTCTTACTTCTCTTTGAGACCTTGTAGTACCCATAACAAGTGATTTATTAATCTATGAGATCAGTACCTTTCAAGGGTGTTTGgtgttttctgtctgtttttttttttttttttttttaaccactgctGTTCTTGCCATAACAGGGCCATTTCATCAAATGTAATCTTGCATGGAAATCCACAGAAGAAGATAAAAAACAAACTCCCTCTGGTTGGAAGAGATGTGATTGTTATATTCTTCCCAAATATCCTCTTCCTGCTACCCTTTTCTGACTGTACAGAACACCCATTGCTCTGCTCAATCTTATCTGAAAACTACAGTATTTAGTTTATATGTCATAGCCAAACAGGGCGAGGCCTTTTACTATCACCCCATCAGTGGTTTACCAGAGCTCTAAATTTGTGCTTGGAATAAACACTTAAGTAAGGAGGAGTACATGAAGTCGCGTATGGTTAGTGGTTACCTTATATTTCTTATAATTGTATGTCCATTTATTGCCAAATTTTACCCCTGATAAAACCCATCCTCACTGTTGGAAATAGCTAGAAATTGAAGAGAAGGAACCTAAGTGAGTAACATAATAGGATTAGATGTTTTCAACAAATGACttagaaataaagtatatatagGTTTTCCTGTGCTCTTTTGCTTTTTGCAAGAAGAAGGCTGAAATATGAGCAAGCTGACATTTTGCATGCATttaggaggaaagggaggggttGATAGGATTGGCTTGGGGCAGAGTATTCTGCTGTATTCTGAAAGGTTTGGTTCATCACAGCTAGAAGCAGGAGCAGGAAGGATTCTGATAAAAACAACCCTGGCTATGACGAAAGATATTTTtttggggagtgggggaaggtTTGGGTAATGTTCCTATGAGCATGGGAAAGTTTTCTCTGAAGAGGGGTGGAAAATTGCCTTGAATTCTGATCTGAAGATATGCCAAGTTCTGCTTGTCTCTTAGAGCTATAGCCACTCAATTGGTAAGGGCAAAGAATGCTCCTAATACAAACGAGAGtttcaggaaaggaagaaagaaaagggaagtgaAAGGagtatatgaaataatatttgcttttatgGTATAAAAATTAAGGGAGATTTAGGTCTTCACCAAGAGCAGTATTCTAATAACATTTTATAGACCCAagccttttgttcatttttcttcttatctttcctcccttctctctcccttcctctttgtTCTACCCCCTCACCTTTTTATTTAATGTCTATCAGAATGTTGAAAGTGATGTTTTCCACTgtctattttctagaaatcccTGCTAAAGCCCAGAAGCTGCTGCAAAACCAGCCTGACAATACCACCACCTTCTAAGGGGAGCTTGCAATGAGGTTAGCCCTCATTTTAGGTTCTTTAGAGGCCACTGAACAAATTTAGGGACCCTCATCCAGTCACCTCTCTCCATACTCAATAAATAGAAGATTAGGTATTTGAGGAGGGTGTTATAATTCAGTGATATAGTAGAGAATGTTTGTGAGGTTGACTCTCCAAGATAATTGCTGATAGAGATAATTACTCCCTAGGTTTAAAAGAAGGAAACACTAGCATCTCATTCCTGAGGTGAATGTCTGCTAATGAATCCAACTTCTGATCTACTCTGTGTCTATGTCAATGGGAGAAGGGAATTGGTAGAGACCCCGGGAAGGGGTCAGCCATGACCTAGTGCTATTGCTACTTCATTGCTTGGAGAGGTTATGATACATGAGTTTCTTGTGGGGCAGATGACACATAGCTGACCTCATACCAGTTTTCTTCAACAGAGTTCCTGAAGGATGAGGGGAACAATAGCAGAGGCCGTGGAGAATGCTACGGATGGCAGAGCTATGGGGCGAATAGGAGAATCAAGCCAGAGCATTTCCCCTGGGAAAGAAACTAAACTGTGTGGTGTCCTCACTAGTTGGTATCTTGGAAATTACAAATCAACTCCACTAGAAAGACACCCACTACTCAGAGAAAATCCAAAGTTGGTCCCTGTCAACAAGGGGAAGGGTACAATAGTACTACCTAAGTCAGTGATGTTTGAACTTTTTCATCTCTCCTAGTCCTCTATCCCATTCCAACACAGCCAGAGGAATGGAGATCcagaagagagagggggaagaaaaGTTGCAGGAATTGACCACATCTGCTTTCTCTGTTAGGTCCTTTGAGCTaacacagagggagagaaaagcattaaataatttaaatatggaGTTGAAACCTGACTGGACCAGACTTGTTAGACTCAGAATTACTAGAACATGAAATGTGTGTAAGATAATGCGAAAGAGATGGGAATTTAGTAGAGAATGATTGAACACAGctattagaaaaagagaaatccatGTCATGTTTATATCCTAACAATTTTTAGACTGCTCAGTAAACTCCATACTATTTGGAGGCTTTGCAGTTGCACAGTACTTATATTGTCTGTCATAACACTGAACGTTAACTGACAGAACATGCCTGCTTTCATAAAGAATCCAGAGAATTCAATCTTCTTTGTAGAATGACTAGCATGATTAATAATCTAACTCTTTGATTGTAATAACTTGACTCACAATAATCTACTGTGATTTTAAAGTAAGCTGTTAATTGTCTTATGTGCAAGGCTAGCTTCTGTTGTTTGTGACACATTCTGATAAGAATTTCTTAATGGGAGTGAtagattttcttttgattttctattAAATGAAGAGAAGAAACTTTGACAAATTGGCATTTTAGATCTTGATGTCTCTAAGgagtcagtttttattttttaagaggagACCTGTTACACCCAAGCATGGATTCAAAAGAGATAAAACTAAAAGAagcttgcaatggaatggatcattAAGGACCTTCTCAGAAATAGATGAAATGGATGTGGGCTTAGCAGTTGTTGTTGTGGATGATTCGGCACTTCAGGAGCTTGAGATAATTGTCGATTTTATGTGAATCCCTGCGTAGGCAGTGGAGCAGGTTATAATAAGCAGAAAGGCGAGACTCTTCATCAGCCATCTGCAGGGATGAAAGTCCCGACCAGACAGGGTAGATCTCATTTtctttggtttcaggatgaacctaatcacacaaaaaaagagtgaCTTATTCTTCATATTATTAGTATTTGTATGTCCTTGTTCTTTCTAACTGTTGAATTAAGAATTGAGAATGAGATATGAATGTGAAGTTTTAGACAAAGGCAATGATTTTTGTATATCTGGGCCAGTGTATCAGAAACCTATTAATCTAAAAACTAGAAGCAGAATACATGTTTAGGTTTTCTGACATCTACGTGATCACAGATGAAGTATGTTTTTGCAAGAGTAGAGAGATGAAGAACCGGAAAGGTACTATGTAAATATTGACATAGATTTGACCAAGAGACAATGGAGTAGCTAGCTTCGGTGCTCTCACTAGAGGAACTATTTCATTTCCCTAGTCTTGTCCCTGATGTATCCTTTGTGCTTTATTCTTTCTgacatcatttattttctttctgctctgaACTCACTCTATTCCCTATATAGTGTGTGttccaaaaactttaaaaaagatgaaGATTGTACTTGTACTTGATGCTTTGGGGTACAGATAATTTAGTGATGACCATGACTAAGAAAAGCTGCTTACATACTCAGGAGATTTTCATTTCCTCAAATTTCTAGGAGAAACAATTGCTTTCTTTTGAGGTCCCTGGGCTGGGAGGTGCTGGGAAAAGCACCTACAAGAAAAGggtacaggccgggtgtggtggcttacactggTTCACacacttttggaggcagaggcaggtggatcacttgaggtcaggagtttaagaccagcctggccaacatggtgaaatcccatctctacaaaaacatacaaaaattagccgtgcctattggtgcacacctgttgtcccagctacttgggaggctggggcatgagcatcgcttgaacccaggaggcagagattgcagtgagccgagatcatgccactgcactccagcatgggtgacacagtgagaccttgtctaaaacaAAAAGGTCGGGGGGTGGCTGGCAGCAACTCTTCAGTGGTGAGGGCTGTGTGGTAGGGTTGGGGGCATGGCTGTGATAACAAAAGGAGGCTGAGCAGCACAACAGAGGGCATGCTATGTTTCTTCACACTCTATAAGCCTTTGCAAACCAGGAAAGTCCAGAGGTCTTAGAGACCAAGTAACCATTTTAACAACTTTAGGGATGTCTGCTAGTTTGGAGAGCTATTAGGTATATATCTGCTAGTTTGGAGAGCTATTAGGTATATATCTGGATGTAGACACTGATCTATCTGGATGTAGACCTTTTCCTATGGAGTGAGAATGTTTTTCAAATCTGGGATTCCCTATTGGaatttaaagtgtgtgtgtgtgtgtgtgtgcgtgtgtgtgtgtgtgtgtgtgtgtgtgtgtgtattcattgaCTGGctttatgtttttagttttagtttttgttatttGAGCCCTAAGACAAAATTTACTGTGTAAGGGATAATGATATGAACAAGGCTAAATAAATAAGtggtagagaaaaaagaacagaaaatgaagTACTATAGAACAAATTAGTGACCTCAGAAATTAGGTTTACagtaatgaagaaaataactggaaaatcaaagtatttattttatacattccaAGGTTAAAATgtgctttgtgtttgttttggacATATTTTTCTCgcatgaaaataacaaaaatgatacATGATAATATGTACTTGGtacacaaaaagagaaatacaaaaattgttcCTGTTATTATTCCTataatcatatatttttctttagatgGTACATTATCCCTGAAAACCTCAGAAGCTGTTTAGGTATTATCTCACTAATGTTGAAATTATCCCATCTGAATGGAGATATCTATTGCAAATACTAACACAATCTAAATATGACTGATTATTTGGGAGAGATTAAGTACAATGACATGAGTTTTGATTTTGGAGTCCCAAGAAAAAACAACATTTAGAATGAGACAACTTTCTATAAATTACAAAATGAAGACATTCCAGAAAAGGTATATCTCCTTCTTTTGTGACTCCCTGCAATCTAGTGCTTGTGGGACCTCCTGAAATCAATGCAACCTGTGTGCACTGATGTCATCGTCTTGTCATGTTAATATCTGCTCCTCCCTGACAAGTCTGTGCAGCAGATCGGGGTGAGTGGCTGATGGCCCACCCAAtctgattttggttttcttctttctcccttcccactCTCATCCTCTGGCgaggggagaaaagagaaagaattttcaaTAGTGGGTGTCCTGGGATACTCTGCAGAAAACATGTATCTTGCAGATTCTATTCTCTAGTTTTCTGTCCCTTGAAAACACTCAACTTCTTGTCCTCAGGAAGGGGCAAGTCTTTTGTAGTTTTGCATATAGTGTAGGGAAAATGACATCTGTCAAATAGCCTTCTAAGATTCATTTACATTAGAATTTATGACTATGAATGACTAGGCTCTTGCTTTATTTAATAGCGGTCTAAAATATGGAATGCCTAAATTTCCTTCTTTCAAAGGGAAATATTTCTCATCACAGAGGTCACCGCTTatattaatgagaaaaagaaagaagcaccAGGAGGCTGCTCACCTGGCTGACTATCAGCTCCATGCCCTCTAGAAGCCGTTTGGTTTGCTCCTCAATCTCTACGGCTTTGGATAGGATAGCCTCTGGGGCTTCTTGCATACCACGTACTTCCGTGACTAGATGATACAGAGGCTCATTCCAGGATCGCAATATGCTGACTATCAGGCTCAGAAAGTCTTTTTGCTATGAAACCATATAGAACAATTGCATTGAAATAGGTAAAATACAATGGGGTTAGTTACATGTGATTTTTGCTTAGAGAGGCTGtactaaaatatctttttttattcctatGTGTAGGTACATTTTTCTTTAGGTGATAGAAGTTGTAGAAAAGTCAAATTTAAACTATTGGCCTAAACTTtgctaaaattaaagaaaatctggcttatttcagtaaCCACTTTTTCTAATGAGAGTTCTAATTGATGAAATgaagaattttgtttttcctctgaaATTCTACCATCTGTCCACTTAGTAAGATCTTTCGTATATGATTGATTTGCTTGTCCCTGGGGAGAAACTAAAGTTTTGCTGGAACTCAGTAGGTGCCCAGAGTATCTGACTCATGAGAAATAGATTCCACTGGGGTCCATGCCAAGGGGCCCAAATCACTGTCATCCAAGCGTTCATTCATACTAATGAATCAAATTGTTCATTGAACTATTCAtttttgatttgtagttttattttgggATCCTAGAACGAAGAGACAATGAAGATGACATGGAATTCATCAACATGCTTTCCTTGATCTATACAACTCCCTGCCCCATGCTGCTGGCAGAGCAGTCTGTTCTCTTGGCTTGTGCAGGTGAATAAAATGGAACCAATGTTATCTTGAATAACCATGGAACTCACAATGGAGTTCTGGCTGCCTACTTTTTGCTTACTACCACGATCGTGTAGGAGACGCCAAGTAGCTGATTATCTCTGATTTAAAATGCTTACTTTGTAGATGTCCGTGAACTAGTCTAGTGGtaacaaaatgaagaataaagaagaaataaatggacATTGCCATGGAAACATGTAAGAGGATATGAAAGAAAGGAGCTGTAAAGAGGTACAGGCCATAAAGTGAGTGTCAGTATAGTTTTTCTGGGAGCATTGCAACACAATGACTAAGAGTAAGGGTTCTGAATAGAATGAAGCCCAGGCTCACTGCTTACTTGCCATGTGACTGGTATAAATTCCataacctttctgggcctcagtttccttatctcagTGAGTGTAATGACAGTACCTTGTGTTATAGgatttttatgaggattaaatatagTAATGCCCATAAAGTATCTGACAATGTAGTACAAGTTGAGCATTCCtaattaaaaaatctgaaatctgcaatactccaatgagcattttttttagcATCATGTAGGTGCTCAAAAAACTTAGGATTCTTCAGTATTTGGGATTTCTGATTAGTGATAACCTGTagatctcaataaatatttcctcttcctcctccttctcccctttctctttctcctcctcttattaccataattattattaatgaaCATAGCAGACAGAAATATTGGTGCCATTCCTAAACTTGTAAATGGAGAATACATTGAATTTGTAGGTGGCATGTATATAAAGACGTTTGTTTTAAATCACGTTAAGGCTGTGGTTATGGTAGGCAACCAAAAGCGAGAGATCATAGATCATAGCAGTAGACGACTGAAACTGAGATACATGATTGGGGCTTGATATACAGACTTCGTAGTCATCAAAACAGTGGCAATTGTAGCtgtgaaaagcaaaatattatgTTTTACAGGATCTGTATTTTTTGTGAGGGGAGTGGTGACTTTTAACTAAGAAGTAAGAGAGGGCAGAAGAGTCAGTGAAGAATGAAAAAGTAGGTGTCAGAGTAGCAGAAATAGAACCAGAGTAGTCTTGAAAGTCCAGAAGAGATGGCTCCAATAGTGCAGGGGTCAGTAATGTAACATGCTGTTGATGTAGGAGTCACAAgtaatatgtaataaataaaactgcatttgtttttcttacatatgcataaatgtatatttacCCACAGAAGTCCAATTCAGTTCAAACTttcatatactgtatatacaatCCTAGCGACAAGGCATTGGTTAAAATAATGTTATCTGCAAGGACAATGTATGGATCTGCTATTTAGATTGCTGCTACCATCTTTACTTAGCATTTGATTTGACTCATATTTCATCAACtatataatgtaattttttgACTGCTTATTCTTCCTATATTTTTCTCTGCATGTACAATTACCACTAGCTATTACAGCACCTATCACCATGATAATACCCATATATTGCCTTGCTTGTTTTGGTGCAAAGCCTGGATGAAGGACTTACATTGATCTGTTGGGCTTGCTCCTTGTCTTCGGGGGTGGCAAGGGAAGAAGTGTGGCAGCTGTTGATGGCCTTGGTGATGAACCCCCGGCCATGGGTATACCGTTTATCCTGGAAATGATGAGACAAATTCAATTAGTTGGGGTTGTTTGggcattgaataaatgaatccaTTACCAGAATACTAATACCTTTGGCagatgtgtaatttttaaaaattagagctacataaaaatgaaaactaaagaaTTAAGAAAGTAACCCTTTTGCCTACCTCCCCTCCCCCCGCCGCATTATCTCTGTAAACTCATTTTTTCATCTAGTTTTCATAAATCTcaatctttttccttctttgcaaTTCCTTTGTTGTTTACTTTTACCATTCACACAAATCACACAAGTTGCTATTTGGAAAGCAAAtgctaaaaatagcaaaaatatgcaACATTAAATGTTGTATTGAGAATCATCTTTCTTCAGCATTTGAGCCAAATGCCATAGTGCAAATGTATTTACATGTATTCATTTAATCTCTTGTTTACTGTGGGCCCAAACTGATACACTTCTGTTAATAGgcattataaaattataactttTCTCTAAAAAGTTTCTCTGAGTCCACACACCTATACCTTACCAAGTTCATGATAGACACGGAATAcaacttttttaaattatgacaaAATAAGTCAGAAACACAGGGCACACAATTTTAGGAAATATAAACAATGGACTGAGGAtaagaacagaataaaaaatgagCTGACTCATTGACAGGAAAGACTAGTCTTTAGCAAAACTTATAAAAGTCTAAAGGAATTACTAGGAAGATTTGGAAGACAAAAGATGGCCAATCAAAAATGGAGGATGAAAGCGAAATCagagagtaaaaataattttataaatgtgtgTTTATTCTCTATGGAGGCTCTTGATTTATTAAAGCCCTAATCTATTGTCTGCTCCTTGATTGACCTAGAAGAGTTAACCTATGATTTCCAAAATAGGTTATTCAGAAATAGAGTGcatatttctgaaaaagaaaaagggaggaaggaaggaaggagggaaggaaggaaaagaggaagaaaggaaggaaggaaagaaggaagggagggaacaagggagggagggaggggaagcaaggaaggaaggaaggaaggggaagggaagggaagggaagaaggaaggaaggagggaagcaaggaaggaaggaaggaaggaacaagggagggaggggaagcaaggaaggaaggaagggaggaaggaaagaaggaaggatggagggaacaagggatggagggaggaaaggaaggaaggaagcaaggaaggaaggaagggaagggaggaaggaagggaatggaaggaaggaaggaaagaagggaggaaaagaaagaaaaaagcactgGTTTCCAATTCTAAACTAGCTCTTTATTGTAATTATAAAGCCATATACTGAAAATctcagaaaaattatttctagcATCTTGGGGTTTTTGAAAagttattgtttgtttattttccccaCCATGGATTCAGCTCAGTTTAATTCTATTCAATCCACCCAATTCGCTGCAGTGCGGTTCTTCATTATTGGGTATCTATTCCGTGCTAAGTGAAGAATGCCTGTGGAGTCTGACCTCTACATTCAAGAACAAGAAATCAACACTCTTCCTTCTCCGCAGCCCCACCTAAGCATGCTTTAGGTCaggtgtttaaatttttttatttttaaaaaaaaaagtgaattaaagcaaaaatttaaaaatcattacattCTTTGAGAATCTTTGAGATTTCATGGCACTGTCCCTTTCTTCTTGTTCCACATCTTATGAGCTGGTGTCTTCTTTCACATGTTAAAGTGTGTCATTTGAAATTTGGCTCGGGAGGTTTTCTAGGTTAACATGTAGCAGAGCCTAATAGTTCATGTGAAGGCTCCTTCAGGGAGGAAGCCAGAAGCGTGGTACTTACGAATTCGCTGAACATTTCTGAGGAGAGGTTATGGATGTAGTGGGACAGGACGACTGCGCGGTCAAACAGGTCTCGAAGGGTCACCTGGCATCTGGCAGCCCCGCCGGGACAGATGGGCAAGGGGGCCACGCTCTGGCACAGGAGCAGGTTTGacaccagcagcagcaggagggacCCTGCTTAAATAAGAACGCGAGCCACTCTGAGATGATCTATTCCACGGAGGTTTTCAAAAGTAATCCTGCCGAGGAAAGCCTTATTGCTCCCCACTGCCCTCAGCTGCCTGATTTGCTACTGCAATGGCTGGGATGGGGGAAGAACAAACGCCTTCCACTGTGTAAATGTAGATATATAATTATGTTTGCGCAGATATATAGTTTGAGAAGTGGGTTACTTCCTGCATTTTTGTACGGCTCTCAGAAGTGCTTCTGTACTTTGCAAACATTTGGAGCTTAAATTAATTCTGAGCTAGGGTGTTTGGATCATTCTCTTAAGATAGTTTAATGTCTTGGGAGTTTTTGCAGATTTTCAGCCGTCAGGCTGTCCAgcactttgtaattttttttttttaactaggtgTGTCtgataatttacattttagaCACTGATATAACAAAAACAGCACAGTTGCTCCTTTCGATTTATCATCCTGCCTGATAAGAATAAACACATGATTGTTTGATTGCTAATACTGAGTATGAAAAGAATTCTAACATAAAAATGATGCTGTAGCTTAGATTTGCTAACTCATAATAGTCCCATGCATGTGTTTGACACTTTGCCAAaagcattaaatttttttttctatatttgagCTTCATAATAACCTTGTGAGATACACTGTGCCTTTGTAATTATCATCAAATTATATTGATGAAACAGATGGCTTAGGgaggttaagtgattttcccCAAGTCGTATTATTAGTGGGTGAGAGAGGCATGATGCCAATACTGTGGTCTTTGCACATCGTCTTGTCACATTGCGTACACCTGTGGGCTCTCAGTCTGCATCTGTGTAATGGGGGCCGCATGAGTAGCGGTGATGGCTCAGTGTTTACATAGGTTGTTGCCATCACTTTTAAAGAATAACAAGTTCTTTGCCTTTGATTGATTGCATCACAACAAAGGCCCCAGAAAGCTTGATTTTATCCACTTTTCCTGCTCTAATTACAAAACACTCTGATCATTGTTGAAGGTTTTCAAAGCTTTGTCATCAATTTGCTATCCCAGCAAATGGACAGTTATAG includes these proteins:
- the PRL gene encoding prolactin isoform X1, with amino-acid sequence MNIKGSPWKAGSLLLLLVSNLLLCQSVAPLPICPGGAARCQVTLRDLFDRAVVLSHYIHNLSSEMFSEFDKRYTHGRGFITKAINSCHTSSLATPEDKEQAQQINQKDFLSLIVSILRSWNEPLYHLVTEVRGMQEAPEAILSKAVEIEEQTKRLLEGMELIVSQVHPETKENEIYPVWSGLSSLQMADEESRLSAYYNLLHCLRRDSHKIDNYLKLLKCRIIHNNNC
- the PRL gene encoding prolactin isoform X2, yielding MNIKGSPWKGSLLLLLVSNLLLCQSVAPLPICPGGAARCQVTLRDLFDRAVVLSHYIHNLSSEMFSEFDKRYTHGRGFITKAINSCHTSSLATPEDKEQAQQINQKDFLSLIVSILRSWNEPLYHLVTEVRGMQEAPEAILSKAVEIEEQTKRLLEGMELIVSQVHPETKENEIYPVWSGLSSLQMADEESRLSAYYNLLHCLRRDSHKIDNYLKLLKCRIIHNNNC